In one Portunus trituberculatus isolate SZX2019 chromosome 31, ASM1759143v1, whole genome shotgun sequence genomic region, the following are encoded:
- the LOC123511463 gene encoding 2,4-dienoyl-CoA reductase [(3E)-enoyl-CoA-producing], mitochondrial-like isoform X1 has translation MAAARSIGAWTGIMQALLNHTRPQISSLRKIHTSGSQTKADEGPQAHYFPPLKTAMLPKDTFKGKTAFITGGGTGLGKGMASMLSSLGANVVIAARRAAVLENTATEISSHTGNPVLPVQMDIRDPSAVAAALDACEAKFGLPNIIINNAAGNFISPSERLSPNAWKTVTDIVLNGTAFVTLEAGKRLIKAEQGGVFLSITTTYTRSGSGFVSPSASAKAGVETLTRSLAAEWGRYGMRFNCIAPGPIETEGAFSRLDPTGSFVNSAHKRIPAGRLGEVEELANLATYLVSDYASWITGETLAMDGGSSRFHSGDFNSLIRLTSDQWDEMERLIRKSANKDRVRLQAKL, from the exons ATGGCAGCGGCGCGGAGCATCGGGGCGTGGACGGGCATCATGCAGGCTTTGCTCAATCATACTAGGCCACAAATTTCG AGTTTGCGTAAGATTCACACATCAGGTTCTCAAACCAAGGCTGATGAAGGTCCTCAAGCACACTACTTCCCACCACTGAAAACTGCCATGCTGCCAAAGGACACATTCAAGGGGAAGACTGCCTTCATCACTGGTGGTGGCACTGGTCTTGGCAAGGGGATGGCATCAATGCTTAGTTCATTAGGAGCCAATGTTGTCATTGCTGCCAG GCGTGCAGCTGTACTGGAAAATACTGCAACTGAAATTTCAAGTCATACTGGGAACCCAGTCCTTCCTGTACAGATGGACATTCGAGATCCATCTGCTGTGGCAGCAGCTCTAGATGCTTGTGAAGCTAAATTTGGGCTccccaacatcatcatcaataatgCTGCTGGGAATTTTATATCA cCCTCAGAGAGACTTAGTCCCAATGCATGGAAGACCGTTACAGACATTGTGCTCAATGGTACAGCCTTTGTCACTTTGGAGGCTGGCAAGCGACTCATCAAAGCAGAACAAG GAGGAGTGTTTCTCTCCATTACAACTACATACACCCGCTCCGGCTCTGGCTTTGTTTCGCCAAGTGCATCAGCCAAAGCAGGAGTTGAAACTTTAACAAG ATCTTTAGCTgcagagtggggaagatatGGGATGCGCTTCAACTGCATTGCTCCTGGACCAATTGAAACCGAAGGCGCATTTAGTCGCCTGGACCCGACTGGTTCCTTTGTCAATTCTGCCCACAAACGCATTCCAGCAGGACGGTTGGGAGAAGTTGAAGAATTAGCTAACCTGGCTACATATTTAGTCTCAGATTATGCCTCTTGGATAACAGGAGAG ACTCTTGCCATGGATGGTGGGTCATCACGCTTCCATTCAGGGGACTTCAATTCACTTATACGCTTGACGTCAGACCAGTGGGATGAAATGGAGAGACTGATTAGGAAAAGTGCAAATAAAGACAGAGTTCGCCTGCAAGCCAAACTTTAA
- the LOC123511466 gene encoding zinc finger CCHC domain-containing protein 24-like, whose protein sequence is MVPVPPENWASMGGGGGTSIMGGGLESGLGGGTGSSGGLGVGAAPAQLLNWFYLTLADHHNQQQQQQQQQQQQQQQQQQAAAAAAAAAAAAVAHPGPQQPPLHSSQNKVLAGGWGGSGGAGGGQGAGGGGGTLGSLLGGGGGGGLLGGLAGLSPGDLSALTSLNGAITAINGGYTNGLSSPVTSSLNGSIGELADHLSELTLGLDKKVKGRKLPPNYLCHLCFKKGHHIKECPQARPKGEGLTPYQGKKRCFGEFRCTKCKRKWMSGNSWANCGQECIKCRINVYPHKQRPLDKPDGLDVSDQSKVHPQHLCEKCKSLGYYCRRVN, encoded by the exons ATGGTGCCGGTGCCCCCTGAGAACTGGGCGTCCATGGGCGGCGGAGGGGGCACTTCGATAATGGGCGGCGGCTTGGAGAGCGGGCTTGGAGGTGGCACGGGGAGCAGTGGGGGCTTGGGTGTTGGCGCCGCCCCTGCTCAGCTCCTTAATTGGTTCTATCTTACTCTCGCTGATCACCAtaaccaacaacagcagcaacagcagcagcagcaacagcagcagcagcagcagcagcaggctgcCGCAGCTGCGGCGGCTGCAGCCGCAGCTGCCGTAGCCCATCCCGGACCCCAGCAGCCTCCGCTTCACTCCTCCCAG AACAAGGTGCTGGCGGGGGGAtggggcggcagcggcggcgccGGCGGGGGCCAGGGTGCAGGGGGCGGCGGTGGCACTCTAGGTTCCCTGCTGGGTGGCGGGGGTGGTGGCGGCCTACTGGGAGGGTTGGCCGGACTCTCCCCGGGTGACCTCTCGGCCCTCACCTCCCTCAACGgcgccatcaccgccatcaaCGGAGGCTACACCAACGGCCTGAGCAGCCCTGTCACCAGCAGCCTCAACGGTAGCATCG GCGAGCTGGCAGACCACCTGAGTGAGCTGACCCTGGGGCTGGACAAgaaggtgaaggggaggaagcTGCCGCCTAACTACCTGTGCCACTTGTGCTTCAAGAAAGGCCACCACATCAAAGAGTGTCCGCAGGCCCGACCAAAGGGCGAGGGTCTCACGCCGTACCAGGGCAAGAAGAGGTGCTTCGGGGAGTTTAGGTGCACCAAATGTAAGAGGAAGTGGATGAGTGGCAACTCGTGGGCGAACTGCGGCCAGGAGTGTATCAAGTGTCGCATCAACGTGTATCCTCACAAGCAG AGGCCGCTGGACAAACCTGACGGGCTGGACGTGTCAGACCAGTCCAAGGTGCATCCCCAGCATCTGTGCGAGAAGTGCAAGAGTCTCGGGTACTACTGCAGGAGGGTCAACTAA
- the LOC123511463 gene encoding 2,4-dienoyl-CoA reductase [(3E)-enoyl-CoA-producing], mitochondrial-like isoform X2, whose amino-acid sequence MAAARSIGAWTGIMQALLNHTRPQISSLRKIHTSGSQTKADEGPQAHYFPPLKTAMLPKDTFKGKTAFITGGGTGLGKGMASMLSSLGANVVIAARRAAVLENTATEISSHTGNPVLPVQMDIRDPSAVAAALDACEAKFGLPNIIINNAAGNFISPSERLSPNAWKTVTDIVLNGTAFVTLEAGKRLIKAEQGGVFLSITTTYTRSGSGFVSPSASAKAGVETLTRSLAAEWGRYGMRFNCIAPGPIETEGAFSRLDPTGSFVNSAHKRIPAGRLGEVEELANLATYLVSDYASWITGETVGQDGGEFRYMAGEFNLLNRVTPEQWDMMAKMIRTTNKTSKDK is encoded by the exons ATGGCAGCGGCGCGGAGCATCGGGGCGTGGACGGGCATCATGCAGGCTTTGCTCAATCATACTAGGCCACAAATTTCG AGTTTGCGTAAGATTCACACATCAGGTTCTCAAACCAAGGCTGATGAAGGTCCTCAAGCACACTACTTCCCACCACTGAAAACTGCCATGCTGCCAAAGGACACATTCAAGGGGAAGACTGCCTTCATCACTGGTGGTGGCACTGGTCTTGGCAAGGGGATGGCATCAATGCTTAGTTCATTAGGAGCCAATGTTGTCATTGCTGCCAG GCGTGCAGCTGTACTGGAAAATACTGCAACTGAAATTTCAAGTCATACTGGGAACCCAGTCCTTCCTGTACAGATGGACATTCGAGATCCATCTGCTGTGGCAGCAGCTCTAGATGCTTGTGAAGCTAAATTTGGGCTccccaacatcatcatcaataatgCTGCTGGGAATTTTATATCA cCCTCAGAGAGACTTAGTCCCAATGCATGGAAGACCGTTACAGACATTGTGCTCAATGGTACAGCCTTTGTCACTTTGGAGGCTGGCAAGCGACTCATCAAAGCAGAACAAG GAGGAGTGTTTCTCTCCATTACAACTACATACACCCGCTCCGGCTCTGGCTTTGTTTCGCCAAGTGCATCAGCCAAAGCAGGAGTTGAAACTTTAACAAG ATCTTTAGCTgcagagtggggaagatatGGGATGCGCTTCAACTGCATTGCTCCTGGACCAATTGAAACCGAAGGCGCATTTAGTCGCCTGGACCCGACTGGTTCCTTTGTCAATTCTGCCCACAAACGCATTCCAGCAGGACGGTTGGGAGAAGTTGAAGAATTAGCTAACCTGGCTACATATTTAGTCTCAGATTATGCCTCTTGGATAACAGGAGAG ACTGTTGGTCAAGATGGAGGAGAGTTCCGCTACATGGCTGGCGAGTTCAACTTGTTGAACAGAGTCACTCCTGAGCAGTGGGACATGATGGCCAAGATGATACGAACTACCAACAAGACTTCCAAGGATAAATAA